GGTATCTATCTTATTGATAAAAAAAGAGCCTCCCATGTCCATGGGCTCATGAAAGAAAAAGGCACCTCTATCCAGGATATGTTGACGGCTTTCATGCATGATGGTGGTATGGTTATCGCTTGTCAGGCATGTTCTAAAGCGGCAGGCTTGACAGAGGATGATTTTATTGATGGCGTCACGATGGGAACTCCTGATCTGGTTCGTGGCTTGTTGTTTGACCCGAATGTTAAAACTCTTTCCTGGTAGTCATATCAATGGAGCTGTACTGAAAGACAAGTGCAGCTCCATTATTCTTCCCGCTTTTAT
This window of the uncultured Desulfuromusa sp. genome carries:
- a CDS encoding DsrE family protein, producing the protein MHKVTKCLLTIVFISLFFASTHSLAAENKGGLFVNLTTDDTWAAGKAILFAHQKVLKAGHSPVAIWLNVRGIYLIDKKRASHVHGLMKEKGTSIQDMLTAFMHDGGMVIACQACSKAAGLTEDDFIDGVTMGTPDLVRGLLFDPNVKTLSW